A single genomic interval of Halomonas sp. GT harbors:
- a CDS encoding zinc-dependent alcohol dehydrogenase, translated as MLPPDTATAFWVTHPTHGELKQEPLASPDDNEVRVRALYSGVSRGTESLVFNARVPKSEYSRMRAPFQAGEFPTPVKYGYCNIGYVEQGPDHLFDKTVFCLFPHQDYYVVPVDAVLPLPDDVPAYRAVLTANMETAINGVWDANPMLGERVCVVGAGVVGALVAYLCAQIPGVEVHLIDINPERETLAAHLGIPFCTPEQAPTDQDCVIHASGQPDGLRLAMGLLGNEGRVIEMSWFGEGDVSLPLGGAFHSQRLTLSASQVGQLPAKLQPRWNYRRRLALALRLLTDQRLDALISGESDFADFPTLAPALFGPSSTALCHRIRYPLPA; from the coding sequence ATGTTGCCGCCTGATACCGCTACGGCTTTTTGGGTGACTCACCCTACGCATGGTGAGCTTAAGCAAGAGCCACTAGCGTCACCCGACGATAATGAGGTACGGGTTCGTGCCCTTTATAGCGGCGTGAGCCGAGGCACTGAATCGCTCGTGTTCAACGCGCGAGTGCCGAAAAGTGAATATTCGCGTATGCGTGCACCCTTTCAAGCGGGTGAATTTCCTACTCCTGTGAAATATGGCTACTGCAACATCGGCTATGTAGAGCAGGGGCCAGATCATTTATTTGATAAAACCGTCTTTTGCCTTTTTCCGCACCAGGACTACTACGTCGTGCCTGTCGACGCTGTTTTGCCGCTTCCCGACGACGTACCCGCTTACCGTGCCGTGCTAACCGCCAATATGGAAACTGCCATTAACGGTGTGTGGGATGCTAATCCGATGCTAGGCGAGCGCGTGTGTGTGGTGGGTGCTGGCGTCGTCGGTGCGCTGGTGGCGTATCTGTGTGCACAAATTCCGGGTGTAGAAGTACATCTGATCGACATTAACCCTGAGCGAGAAACGCTGGCAGCGCATTTGGGTATTCCCTTCTGTACACCAGAACAGGCACCCACCGACCAAGATTGCGTGATTCATGCTAGTGGCCAGCCGGATGGCCTTAGGCTGGCTATGGGCTTGTTGGGCAATGAAGGCCGCGTGATTGAAATGAGCTGGTTTGGCGAAGGCGACGTGTCGCTGCCGCTCGGTGGCGCTTTTCACTCCCAGCGTTTAACGCTTAGCGCCAGCCAGGTCGGGCAACTGCCTGCCAAGTTGCAGCCGCGCTGGAATTATCGCCGCCGTTTAGCGCTCGCTTTACGCTTACTCACTGACCAGCGGTTAGATGCATTGATCAGCGGTGAGAGCGATTTTGCCGATTTTCCAACGTTGGCGCCTGCTCTGTTTGGGCCAAGTAGCACAGCGCTGTGCCATCGAATTCGTTATCCATTGCCCGCTTAA